A DNA window from Pseudoalteromonas spongiae UST010723-006 contains the following coding sequences:
- the ggt gene encoding gamma-glutamyltransferase, whose product MKTLKQTLSQILIASSLFSFNVGATIVGEPEANTGFTKKQQVVADKFMVAAANPYAVKAGHAILAKGGSAVDAAIAVQLVLTLVEPQSSGIGGGLFLMHYDNANSHLTSFDGRETAPANASESLFLDENGKPIRWINAVVGGRSVGVPGALAALEKAHSRYGKLPWHTLFTDAIQLAQEGFVVSPRLEKLVSLQINPGVALIDGTKDYFMPNGAALKAGTVKTNVKLANLYKAIAKNGIDAFYQGENAKQLVETVTNSSIAPGKISLQDLANYKSVERKPVCAPYRTYKVCSMAPPSSGGITVLQIMALLENTKAPLNTSWELESIHAFTQASRLAFADRDHYIADPDFIDVPVAQMLDKNYLQERSKLIGEKDMGTAQPGEFSQDWSVAQINYEQPSTSHVSIVDSAGNAVSMTTSIEMGFGSALMVNGYLLNNQLTDFTFNPKIDGKPVANRVEPNKRPRSSMSPVMVFNHDGSLKMVIGSPGGSRIINYVVKALVGVLDFGLTPQQAIELANITNRNRVTTLEKGSDVTRYKAALEARGHKVVIRDLNSGIHAVMIEGNKLIGAADPRREGIALGQ is encoded by the coding sequence ATGAAAACATTAAAACAGACACTCTCACAAATACTTATCGCATCGAGCTTATTCTCATTCAATGTTGGCGCCACAATCGTTGGTGAACCAGAAGCAAATACCGGCTTTACTAAAAAACAACAAGTTGTTGCTGATAAGTTTATGGTTGCGGCTGCTAACCCCTATGCGGTAAAAGCAGGTCATGCAATTTTGGCTAAAGGTGGAAGCGCCGTTGATGCCGCAATTGCTGTGCAATTAGTACTAACATTAGTAGAACCTCAATCGTCTGGTATTGGCGGCGGGTTGTTTCTGATGCATTACGATAACGCTAATAGTCATTTAACTAGCTTTGATGGACGTGAAACTGCGCCAGCGAATGCGAGTGAATCTTTGTTTTTAGATGAAAATGGTAAACCAATTCGCTGGATTAATGCGGTTGTAGGTGGACGTTCAGTGGGAGTGCCTGGCGCGCTAGCTGCGCTAGAAAAAGCGCACAGTCGTTATGGTAAATTGCCATGGCATACATTATTTACTGACGCGATACAATTGGCGCAAGAAGGCTTTGTGGTATCACCGCGACTTGAAAAACTGGTCAGTCTGCAAATAAACCCTGGGGTTGCATTAATTGACGGCACCAAAGATTACTTTATGCCAAATGGCGCCGCGCTAAAGGCTGGCACAGTTAAAACTAATGTAAAGCTAGCGAACTTATATAAAGCGATTGCTAAAAACGGCATCGACGCGTTTTATCAAGGTGAAAATGCAAAGCAACTTGTTGAAACCGTAACAAATTCATCCATTGCGCCAGGCAAAATCAGCCTTCAAGATCTAGCCAATTATAAAAGTGTTGAGCGAAAGCCCGTATGTGCACCGTATAGAACATATAAAGTGTGCTCTATGGCGCCGCCGAGTTCCGGTGGCATTACGGTACTGCAAATTATGGCGTTACTTGAAAACACTAAAGCACCACTTAATACATCGTGGGAACTTGAATCAATTCATGCGTTTACTCAGGCATCACGTCTAGCGTTTGCGGATCGTGATCACTATATTGCTGATCCTGACTTTATCGACGTACCTGTCGCGCAAATGTTGGATAAAAATTATCTACAAGAGCGTAGTAAACTAATTGGTGAAAAAGACATGGGCACGGCGCAACCTGGCGAATTTTCACAAGATTGGTCTGTCGCGCAGATTAATTACGAGCAACCATCAACGTCTCATGTGTCAATTGTAGATAGCGCGGGTAATGCGGTTTCAATGACAACATCAATTGAAATGGGTTTTGGCTCAGCGTTAATGGTGAATGGTTACCTGCTTAATAACCAACTTACTGATTTTACCTTTAATCCTAAGATTGACGGTAAACCTGTGGCAAATCGTGTTGAGCCAAATAAGCGTCCGCGTTCTTCTATGTCGCCGGTTATGGTGTTTAATCATGACGGTAGTTTAAAAATGGTTATCGGTTCGCCGGGTGGTTCACGCATTATCAATTATGTAGTCAAAGCACTTGTTGGCGTACTTGATTTTGGTTTAACGCCACAACAGGCGATAGAGCTTGCCAACATTACTAACCGTAACCGCGTAACGACACTTGAAAAAGGCAGTGACGTAACACGTTACAAAGCAGCGCTTGAAGCACGCGGCCACAAAGTCGTTATTCGCGATTTAAATTCGGGTATTCACGCGGTAATGATTGAGGGTAATAAACTTATCGGTGCTGCGGATCCGCGCCGTGAGGGCATTGCACTCGGACAATAA
- a CDS encoding S9 family peptidase, which yields MYNKSIIALAVTACISLAGCKTTEQSTIAGANEFSPVVETTTHQGPETITLKQAMAHPDWLGRQPERAFWSFDSKSVNYARKQAGNELRDTYTRMLGKQGNGDLVSLDKLHTLGAKQLTFSQDNKWVAYTFKGNIFAVEQATGKLKQLTLSDDNASQLLFLTSGELAYRVNNNFYKINVETGLRSQIAALKVADKPEGVKEPTSYIAKEQHKLIDYVALTHKNKQDKHAYNESLKTQNESVMNDTYYLGKGNRIVSAVVSPAGDKLITVVTKSSPWRDDGDIMPNYIGQNGEIVAEKVRRRVADTKPSGSELVMIDLTENTQTSLPFDTLPGFDEDALASVKAENAKAQGKTYKSEKAPRHINLMMDWGWSQNAIQWNSDGSQVAVMLEAFDNKDRWIATVDFASNKLVSQHRLHDKAWVNYTYNNFGWLNQQPDTLYYLSEESGYSHIYTKALTGKAKQLTSGQFVVSELTQARNSQSIFYKANKKHPGIYEIYKLDLTTGESVAQTDLNGMTDYQLSPDESKLLLTHSKLALPPELYVTIVDGDTVTRLTNTVSDKFINTQLVAPKIVAVPSSHTEQPIYAKVYYPRDYKEGETGKARKAVIFNHGAGYLQNSHLGWSGYFREFMFHSFLAEQGYVVMDMDYRASKGYGRDWRTAIYRHMGKPEIEDLADGVKWMTENANVNDQRVGTYGGSYGGFMTFMALLTRPELFQAGAALRPVSDWAYYNNPYTSNILNHPDVDPIAYKRSSPIYFAEGLEKPLLINAPMVDDNVFFQDVVRLVQRFIELEKENYETAIYPVEPHGFKQPSSWLDEYRRIYKLFEQNL from the coding sequence CAATCTACCATCGCAGGCGCTAACGAATTTTCACCAGTAGTTGAAACTACGACTCACCAAGGCCCAGAAACCATTACGTTAAAACAAGCAATGGCGCACCCAGATTGGTTAGGTCGTCAACCTGAGCGTGCATTTTGGTCGTTTGATTCTAAGTCGGTAAATTATGCACGCAAACAAGCGGGTAACGAATTACGCGATACCTACACTCGTATGTTGGGCAAGCAAGGCAATGGTGATTTAGTATCGCTGGATAAATTGCACACACTCGGTGCGAAACAATTAACCTTTAGTCAAGATAACAAGTGGGTAGCATATACCTTTAAAGGCAATATTTTTGCTGTTGAGCAAGCAACAGGTAAATTAAAGCAGCTGACCTTGAGTGATGATAATGCATCACAGCTTTTGTTTTTAACTAGCGGTGAACTTGCATATCGAGTTAACAATAATTTTTACAAAATTAATGTAGAAACGGGCCTGCGCTCACAAATAGCAGCACTTAAAGTTGCTGATAAACCAGAAGGCGTAAAAGAGCCAACAAGTTATATTGCTAAAGAGCAACATAAACTCATTGACTATGTAGCACTAACCCACAAGAACAAACAAGATAAACACGCCTACAACGAGTCATTAAAAACGCAAAACGAAAGCGTTATGAACGATACATATTACCTTGGTAAAGGTAATCGTATTGTCAGTGCAGTCGTATCACCAGCGGGCGACAAACTCATTACAGTTGTTACTAAAAGTTCACCGTGGCGTGATGATGGCGATATTATGCCAAACTACATTGGTCAAAACGGTGAAATTGTTGCTGAAAAAGTAAGACGTCGTGTTGCCGATACCAAGCCGTCTGGCTCAGAGTTGGTAATGATTGACCTCACTGAAAATACTCAAACAAGCCTACCATTCGATACATTACCAGGGTTTGATGAAGACGCATTAGCAAGTGTAAAAGCCGAAAACGCAAAAGCACAAGGTAAAACATACAAATCAGAAAAAGCACCTCGTCATATTAATTTAATGATGGACTGGGGTTGGTCACAAAATGCAATTCAGTGGAATAGCGATGGTTCACAAGTGGCTGTGATGCTTGAAGCGTTTGATAATAAAGACCGCTGGATTGCAACTGTAGACTTTGCAAGCAACAAACTGGTTTCGCAACATCGCTTACATGATAAAGCTTGGGTTAACTATACGTACAATAATTTTGGTTGGTTAAATCAACAACCCGATACGTTGTATTATTTGTCTGAGGAATCTGGTTACAGCCATATTTATACAAAAGCGCTTACGGGTAAAGCAAAGCAGCTAACAAGCGGTCAGTTTGTAGTATCAGAACTAACACAAGCTCGTAATAGCCAGTCAATTTTTTATAAAGCAAACAAAAAACACCCTGGCATTTACGAAATCTACAAGCTAGATCTAACAACGGGTGAAAGCGTTGCGCAAACCGATTTAAACGGCATGACCGATTACCAGCTTAGTCCGGATGAATCAAAACTATTGTTAACGCACTCAAAATTAGCATTACCGCCTGAACTGTACGTAACTATTGTTGATGGTGATACGGTAACGCGTTTAACCAATACTGTATCGGATAAGTTTATAAATACGCAACTTGTAGCGCCAAAAATTGTAGCCGTTCCGTCAAGCCATACTGAGCAGCCTATTTATGCAAAAGTGTATTATCCACGTGATTACAAAGAAGGTGAAACAGGTAAAGCACGCAAAGCGGTTATCTTTAATCACGGTGCAGGTTATCTACAAAATTCACATTTAGGTTGGTCAGGTTATTTCCGCGAATTTATGTTCCACTCATTCCTAGCAGAGCAGGGGTATGTGGTGATGGACATGGATTACCGTGCATCTAAAGGCTATGGTCGCGATTGGCGTACCGCAATTTACCGCCATATGGGTAAGCCTGAAATTGAAGATTTAGCCGATGGTGTAAAATGGATGACTGAAAACGCGAATGTTAACGACCAGCGCGTCGGTACATATGGTGGCTCTTACGGTGGTTTTATGACCTTTATGGCATTGTTAACTCGCCCAGAATTATTCCAAGCGGGTGCCGCACTTCGCCCTGTATCGGATTGGGCATATTACAATAATCCGTATACATCGAACATTTTGAACCACCCAGATGTAGATCCAATTGCCTATAAGCGCAGCTCACCGATTTATTTCGCTGAAGGGTTAGAAAAACCATTGTTAATTAATGCGCCAATGGTTGACGACAATGTATTTTTCCAAGACGTAGTGCGCTTAGTGCAGCGTTTTATCGAACTTGAAAAAGAAAACTACGAAACGGCAATATACCCGGTTGAGCCACATGGTTTTAAACAGCCTTCTTCGTGGTTAGATGAGTACCGTCGTATTTATAAGTTGTTTGAACAAAACTTATAA
- the rrtA gene encoding rhombosortase: MLNLPTDKRYITAPLVLIFAAIIIFATPLSELFEYNRSLFSHGEYWRLVTAHFSHSNSYHLMLNLAGVALIWALHGEYYDIKKYALALLLLALYTGGGLYIFYPENTLYNGLSGVLHGLIIVGALIDCQKGMKTGFLLFIGVWLKIAWEQYAGASAELGQLINARVATEAHLIGAISGIFVYAKLNRHALRENITQ; the protein is encoded by the coding sequence ATGTTAAATCTTCCAACCGATAAACGTTATATCACTGCCCCGCTTGTTCTGATTTTTGCCGCGATAATTATTTTTGCAACGCCGCTCAGTGAATTATTTGAATACAACCGAAGCCTATTTTCTCATGGTGAGTACTGGCGACTTGTTACTGCTCATTTTAGTCACTCAAATAGCTACCATTTAATGTTAAACCTAGCAGGCGTTGCGCTCATCTGGGCGTTACACGGTGAATATTATGATATTAAAAAATACGCATTGGCACTTCTGTTACTTGCGCTCTACACTGGCGGTGGGCTTTATATTTTTTATCCTGAAAATACACTTTATAATGGGTTAAGTGGTGTTTTACATGGTTTAATCATTGTTGGTGCGTTAATTGACTGCCAAAAAGGTATGAAAACGGGTTTTCTTTTGTTCATTGGTGTTTGGTTAAAAATCGCTTGGGAGCAATATGCTGGCGCAAGTGCGGAATTAGGACAACTAATTAACGCACGGGTGGCAACCGAAGCACACTTGATTGGTGCAATATCCGGTATTTTTGTTTATGCGAAATTAAATCGTCACGCACTTCGTGAAAATATCACCCAATAA